Within the Halomonas sp. HL-93 genome, the region AGTTACGTGCCTGGCAAGGCGATGTATGTCGCTATGAGTGTAATATTTCCACCGGGCGTGCCGGCGTTGGGTGTCAAGACGGGAGTGGGAAAACGCCTATTGGCTGGCACTATATTCGCGCCGCGATTGGCGGTAATGCCCCGGAAAACGCCGTGTTTAAAGGCCGTCGCTGGACGGGGGAAGTGTTTAACACTGAGATGGCTGCTGAGTTCCCTGAGCGAGATTGGATTCTGACGCGCATTCTATGGCTATGTGGACTTGAATCGGGGTTAAACCGTGGCGGCCTGGTGGATTCGCAGCGTCGTTATATTTATCTGCACGGTACGCCGCCGGATCAACCAATGGGCCAGCCAGCCTCGCATGGTTGTGTGCG harbors:
- a CDS encoding L,D-transpeptidase, translating into MQTPSLIELPPRQALWLEIAIQAQQLRAWQGDVCRYECNISTGRAGVGCQDGSGKTPIGWHYIRAAIGGNAPENAVFKGRRWTGEVFNTEMAAEFPERDWILTRILWLCGLESGLNRGGLVDSQRRYIYLHGTPPDQPMGQPASHGCVRLRNDDLLWLFEQAPPGTPVWLHDRH